The window TCAAATAATCAGAGATTTTTTGTTTGCCATTAGGGTCGCGAATATAAATTTGATTTTCTAAACAAACTTCATCGTAGAACTTTTTGATTTTACCTTCTAAAATTTTTTCTATAATTTGAGCAGGTTTCTTTTTATCTTGTTCTTGTAACGAAGCCTGATAAATTTCTTTTTCTCGAGCCAAAACATCGGCTGGCACGTCACTCGCTTGTAAATATCGGGGTGCCATGGCAGCAACGTGCATCGCAAGATTTTTTAAAACTTCGGAGTTTGCATCTTTTAGCCCCTGCACTTTAACCAAAACCCCAATTTTATTGCCCATGTGGGTATAACTCCCCGCCTGCTCGTCGGCCTTGGCCTCATACCAAGCAAAACGACGAACCGAAATATTTTCTCCAATCACGGCAATTAATTCGGCAACCCGGCCACCCACACTCACACCCTTATGTCCCACGAGGGGGGCCGTTAATAAGGCATCGAGACTTTGGGGTTTACTTTGTAGGATGGTTTGGTTGGTTTGAGATAAAAATTGCAAAAAGTCTTCGTTTTTGGCTACAAAATCAGTCTCGCAATTGATTTCAACGAGGCTGGTACATGCACCATGGTTTTGGATATTAATCAAACCATCGGCTGTAACCCGACTCGATTTTTTAGCGGCCTTTAATGTACCTGCCTTGCGTAAAAAATCGATCGCCTTTTCTAAATCACCACCCACTTCAAGTAGGGCCTTTTTACAATCCATCATTCCTGCTCCGGTTTTTTCCCGGAGGGTTTTTACTAACTCAGAAGTTATCGCACTCACAG of the Deltaproteobacteria bacterium genome contains:
- a CDS encoding elongation factor Ts; protein product: MSAITSELVKTLREKTGAGMMDCKKALLEVGGDLEKAIDFLRKAGTLKAAKKSSRVTADGLINIQNHGACTSLVEINCETDFVAKNEDFLQFLSQTNQTILQSKPQSLDALLTAPLVGHKGVSVGGRVAELIAVIGENISVRRFAWYEAKADEQAGSYTHMGNKIGVLVKVQGLKDANSEVLKNLAMHVAAMAPRYLQASDVPADVLAREKEIYQASLQEQDKKKPAQIIEKILEGKIKKFYDEVCLENQIYIRDPNGKQKISDYLKSVDQGAKILEFVRFQVGEGIEKKQESFAEEVAKLQAS